GGTGCATGATGGCAACACCTTCCTGAACGTCGTTAGAGCCGTAGCAGTTAACCGCGGCGCGTTCACCGTCCGAATAAGCGGTTTTTTCCACAATGTTCAGAGTACCAGTCGCATAGTCATAATCGGTTTTTACATAGGTAAAACCGTTGATGCGGGCAATAATCAGAGCCGCGTCTTTGCCAAGGCCATTTAAGATAACGCGCAATGGTTTTTTGCGAACCTTGTTAGCATTTCTGGCAATCCCGATAGCACCTTCAGCAGCAGCGAAGGATTCGTGGCCAGCCAGGAAAGCGAAACAATCGGTTTCTTCACGCAGCAGCATTGCGCCCAGGTTACCATGGCCTAAACCAACCTTACGCTGTTCAGCAACAGAGCCCGGAATACAGAAAGCCTGTAAGCCTTCTCCGACGATTTCAGCCGCGTCAGCCGCTGTTTTTGCACCGCGTTTGATGGCCAGTGCGGCGCCAAGTGTATAAGCCCAGCAGGCATTTTCAAAACAGATTGGCTGAATACCCTTTACGATACCTGCAACGTCAATGCCTTTTTCATCGCAGATGGCCATTGCTTCCTCTAAAGAAGCAATGCCGTTTGCTTTTAAGACTTCATTGATTTTGTCGATTCTTCTTTCATAACTTTCAAATAATGGCATCTCAGAACCTCCTATTCGTTTCTCGGATCGATGTACTTAGCAGCACCATCGAACTGTCCATACTGGCCGGAAGCTGCATCCATGGCTTCTTTCGGGTCCATGCCTTTTTTGATGTTTTCCATCATTTTGCCGAGCTGTACGAAAGAGTAACCGATGATTTCGTCTTTTTCGTTTAAAGCGACTTTCGTGACATAACCTTCTGCCATTTCCAGGTAACGCGGGCCTTTGGCCAGTGTGCCATACATGGTACCAACCTGGCTTCTCAAGCCTTTACCCAGGTCTTCAAGGCCAGCACCGACCGGAAGACCATCTTCAGAGAAAGCTGTCTGAGTACGGCCATAAACGATCTGTAAAAACAGTTCGCGCATAGCGGTGTTGATGGCGTCGCAGACAAGGTCTGTATTCAGGGCTTCGAGAATTGTTTTACCCGGCAGGATTTCAGATGCCATCGCGGCAGAGTGTGTCATACCAGAGCAGCCGATGGTTTCAATCAGGGCTTCCTGAATAATACCGTCCTTTACATTTAAGGTTAATTTACAGGCACCCTGCTGAGGGGCGCACCAGCCTACACCGTGTGTTAAACCGGAAATGTCTTTAACTTCTTTTGCCTGTACCCATCTGCCCTCTTCAGGGATTGGGGCACAGCCGTGATTTGCATTGCTGGCTACGCAGCACATACTATTTACTTCATGAGAATATTCCATTCGCTAAACTCCCTTCGAATTTTTCCTACAGCTATTATAATATGGGTGTCTCAAAAAAAATATGGTAATTTTTTGTCATTTCGTATTTTTTGTCCCGCTGGGACAAAAATGTAGAAAATGAAAACGGCTAATAGAGTAAAATTTAGCCATTCTTAGAAAATTGAACTTTTTTTGTGAAAAGTTATCTGTAATAGACAAAAAGTTGGGTTGATGTTCGTTTAAAGGTAAGGTACAATGAATCTAAATGTAAATTTGCTAAAATTTACCCGAACGTTGTATCTAATGAGATGAAATTTTGTATAGATGAAAAGAGGTAATGGGATGGATTATATTCACAAATTTAGCATCGGTCCGGTAGAAATGGACAAAATGCTCGAAGAGTATCATCAACTGCGAAAAACCCGCCGCTACTGCGCGGCTTGTCCCAACTACAACAAATATTGGTCCTGTCCGGACTACGCCTTCGACGAGGCTTTGTTTTTAAAGGAATTTAAGTATATGTACCTGATTGCCCGAGAATATGAAATTCCACGGGAAGACCGCCAGAAAATCTTCGGTATTCAGCCTGTGGCCGAGTACTGCAAGCAGGTTATGCAGGCCATGAAGGTTGAATCATGGAAAGACCTTCTGGACCTGGAGGCAGAATTCCCGGGAACACTGTCTTTAATGCCGGGCAACTGCCACGTCTGCGACATTTCCGGAGAAGGTTGCGCCAAGCCAAAGGGGCAGAAGTGCCGCCATCCAGAGCTCATGCGGTTCTCGCTCGAGTCCCTGGGCTTTGACGTGGACGCCATCTGCAAGTATGAAATCGGCGTGCTCCTGCTCTGGCCAAAGGAAGGCCATCTGCCGGAAAAACTGTGCGCAGTGATGGCTCTTATGAGTAATGAGAAGATCCCGATGGATGCCATCAAGGCCCATTTTCCGGATGCTAAAAAGAGCTGGCTGCGTTTTTCGGACACAGCGCCTGAGGCCCGGAACGAGGTACGTCCAAGTGTTAAACGCCAGGAGAGCTGGATCGACAATATGAAAAAGCAAAATCTGGAAAAGGCAGAAGATCCTGCCTACAAGCCGCAAAAGAGCTGGATTGGCTTTAAGAGTGAAGCTTTAGACAGCGGCGACTATGTCAAAGAGCGCCCCTGGCGGGAGGAAGAGCCTGAGGAGGTTCCTGCAGCACCTGAAGAAACCGTCGCGTTGGTAGAGGAAATGATTGAGTCCAGTGCAGAGCCCGAACCGGCTGTGGAACTGGAAACCATTGTGCCGGAGCCGTCCGCTCAGCCAGAGACTGTCTCAGAGGACGAAGAAGATTCCAAATACAAATGGCTCGGTTTTAAACGGAGTGTTGAGGAAGCGGAAGAGGAATTTAAAAAGCGTCCGATTCCAAAATTTAACGTTCCCGAGGAAGAAGAAAAGACTGATGAAAGCGCTGCTGAGGCAACGCAAACAGAAATGGAAGCTCCGGCAGCAGAGACTGTGCCGGAGATTATGGAAACACCGATGGCCGAACCCGAGCCGGAGCCTGTGCAGCCCGCGCCGGAACATCAACCGGAACCAGCACCAGAACCGCCGGCTCCGGAGCCTGTTGAGGAAGAAATTGAGCTCCTGGACGCCTCCAGCGTTGCCAATGTGCTGAGTGCCGCCATCGAAATCGCCAAGGATGTTGTCGGCGACGACTTTATTCCCGAGGAACCCCCGGTATTTAATGAGCCGGAGCCTGTTTCACAGACCGCGGCCACAGAGCCGACACCGGCGGAAGAGGAAGATGACTCTAAATATAAATGGCTGGGCTTTAAAGCTACGAATCTGGAAGAAGAAGAGGGCTTTAAAAAAGGCGGTTGGAAGAAAAATTATTAAGCTGAAGGAGTGGTAATATGAACCAAGCACTCATTCTGATTGACTATACCTGTGATTTTGTAGCGCCTGACGGTAAGCTGACCGCCGGGGCGCCGGCCCAGGCCATTGATGAAAATCTGGCAGCCGCCATCGGAGAAACGATTGAGGCGGGTGGCATGGTCTTTGTAGTGAATGACCTGCATCTGGAAAACGACGGGAGCCACCCCGAAACCGCGCTGTTTCCGCCCCACAATCTTTTGGGAAGCCCGGGCAGAGAGGTATATGGAAAGACCGCTGAAAAGCTGCGGACGTACCAGACGCTTGAAAACAGGCAGGTTTTCTATATGGATAAGTTCCGCTATTCGGCCTTTGCGGGGACAGCACTGGATATCCTGCTCAGGCAGAACCATATCCAGAAGTTGGAGTTGGCCGGTGTGTGCACAGACATCTGTGTGCTGCACACTGCCATCAGCGCCTATAATCTGGGTTATGAGGTCACGGTTCACAAAAACCGTGTGGCAAGCTTTAATGCAGAGGGTCACAAATGGGCCCTGGAGCATTTTAAATCGTCACTGGGATTTACAGTAGTATAAAGAAACAAGGAGATAAGCAATGTTATATTATAAAGCAGATATCGGCGTGATCGGTGGTTCCGGTCTCTATGAGCTGTATCCGGACGTTAAAAAAATTGATGTGGATACACCCTATGGCAAAACCTCCGATGCCATCAGCCTGGTAACCGTCGGGGACAAAAAGGTGGCCTTTATGCCAAGACATGGAAAGGACCATACTCTGAACCCATCCGAAATTAACTACCGGGCCAACATCGACGCTTTTGCTCAGCTGGGAATCCGGGCGTTGATCTCACCCTGCTGCGTGGGTTCGCTGCGTCCGGAAATCGCACCTGGCGATTTTGTAGTCACAGACCAGTTTATCAACATGACCTCAGGCCGCAAGGATACTTTTAACGAGTCCCCCAATGTGGTCCACCTGAGCTCAGCAGATCCCTACGATTCCGGACTCCGCCAGATTGCCCTTGAGGAAGCCGAAAAACTGGGGATCAAAACCCATGACGGCGGCACTGTTGTGGTGGTCAACGGACCACGGTTCTCAACCCGTGCCGAAAGCCGCATGTTTGCCATGATGGGCGCAGATGTCGTCAATATGACCCAGTATCCGGAGGGCTACCTGTGTCTGGAAAAGGGGATTCCGGTTGTCAACATTGCCCTGATCACCGACTATGACGCCGGTCTCGAGGGGCGCCCGGACATCAAGCCTGTGCAGGCTGAGGATGTAGCGCGTGTGCTCGAGGATAACAATGACCGGGTAAAACAGCTGATTTTTAAGATGATTGAACGAATATAGAAAAAGTTACCTCCCTTAAGTATAGGTGAGGTTAGACTGTCAAAGAGTTGGCGCAGCGTGAGGCTGCGCCTTTTATCCAGATAAGGAAAAAGGTCCAGGCGCTGCGGATAACGGTCAGGAATCGTGCCGTTTTACTGGAACAGCCGGACACTGGAGGGATCAGGCACCAACTTTAGTGAAGAAGATACAGGTGTGAGTGCAGTGCCCGCAGGACACTTTTTTCTTCCTTAGGTAAAAGGCTTCGTCTCACAGTTTTTGACACTCTGCCCTCCCTTAACCAAGGGAGGCTTTTTCAGATACCGAGAAAGGAAGAACCATGAAACCTGTTTATTATGAAAACGGCGCTTTAAAAATGCTTGACCAGACCCTTCTGCCAACTGAGGAGGTAACGCACAGTTACACCGACTACCGTGAGATTGCAACAGCCATTGTGGATATGATTGTCCGCGGCGCGCCGGCCATTGGTGTTACCGCCGGATACGGCGTTTATTTCGGCGCTCTGGAATTTAAAGAGCTGCCGCGGGAGGCTTTCTTAAAGGAAATGGAGACAGTCTGCCAGGTGCTCCGGGCAACACGGCCAACTGCGGTCAATCTGTTCTGGGCAGTGGACCGGATGGAAGGCGTGATCGAAAACAACGCGGAAAAAACACCGGCAGAGATCACAGCGCTTCTAAAAACCGAGGCAGATGCCATTTGCAGTGAAGATATCCAGATGTGTCGGGATATGGGCGCATACGGTGCGGAGCTGATCCACCGCAAGGATACCATTCTGACCCACTGCAATGCGGGCGCTCTCGCCACAGCGGATTACGGGACAGCGCTCGGCGTTGTGCGTGCCGCCTGGGAGGCAGGCAAGGAGATCTCCGTCTATGCCGACGAGACAAGGCCTTTTCTGCAGGGAGCCCGCCTGACAGCCTATGAGCTTCACAAAGACGGTATTCCTGTCACGCTGATCACAGACAATATGGCTGGCTGGATGATGAAGCAGGGGAAAATCGACTGTGTGGTGGTAGGTGCAGACCGCATTGCCCGAAATGGTGATGTGGCTAATAAGATCGGAACCTACAGCGTCTCCATTCTGGCAAAGGCCCACGGCATTCCCTTCTATGTGGCAGCGCCAACCTCAACCATTGATTTTAATATGTGGTCCGGCGATGATATTGTCATTGAAGAACGGGATACCCGGGAAATCAGCCATATCAAGGGGCAGCAGATCGCGCCGGACGGTGTGCGCATGGAAAACCCGGCCTTTGACGTTACCCCGCATCAGAATGTTACAGCAATCATCACAGAAAAGGGCGTCGTGTATCCGCCCTTTGACCTGAGCATACCCAGGCTTCAGGACAAATAGGGGAAGCCGATGAAATACAGTATGTTTTCGTGGTTTGGCTATTTCATGCCTTTTGAAGAGCGCATTGACGTGATCAAAGAAGCTGGTTTTGACGAGGTGATGATTTCCTGGGAGGACGAGTGTGAGCCCTATTATCTGGAGAAGGAAAAATTCCCGGATATTGTGCGGAGCAAGGGGCTTGGGATCACCAACATTCACGCGCCTTTTATCGGCTATAACGATATCTGGGAAAAGGGATCTGCGGAAACCCGGGCGCTTTTAGACACATTTGTCAGCTTTGTTCGGGACTGCCATACCTTTGAAATCTCGACTGTGGTGGTACACACCAATGATCTGGATCTTGGCCCTTATAAATGGGAAAACGGGCTGGCCTTTTTTTCTGAGCTGGCGGAGGCCGGAGAGAAGTACAGTGTCAATATCGCCGTTGAAAATGTGTCGCGTCCGTTTTTGCTGAAGGGGCTGCTGGACGCCATCCATGCCGATCATTTTGGGATGTGCTATGACAGCTCCCATGATTATATGCTGCCCTGCGGCAGGGGAAGGATTCTGAAAGCGTACAAGGATCGTATTAAGGCACTGCATCTGTCCGACAATGACCTACAGATTGACAGGCACTGGATACCGGGTGAGGGGGAAATTCCTTTCTGCGAGGTTATGCCTGAGATCCTGAGTACCGGTGTGGATTTTATTTCCTACGAGGTCATTGCTAACGACGAATGGAAAAAGCGGGAGCCCCTTGACTTCTGCCGTGCAGTTCGGAGCAGTCTGGATCTGGATAACAATAATTTCTAATTGCACAATTCGGGGATTTGTGCTAAACTTCAATTAATAACTTAATGATGCTGTTTTGTTAGAGGAAAGCGGTTGAAATCCGCTACAGCCCCCGCTACTGTAATTGCAGACAAGATCCTCATAGACCACTGTCAGGCGTATCCTGATGGGAAGGGAGGATGGAGAAGGAAGCAAGAGTCAGGACACTTGAAGCAAAGCGATATAATCACTTCGGAGGGAAGTAGAGGATTGTATATTTTCATAATCCGGCCTCTCTCGTGGGGTCGGTTTTCTTTGTTTTAAGCCGTTTTAAATTTATTTTATGGAGGGACCAATGAAAAAGAGTGTGTTGAAAAGTTTGCTGATGGCTCTGGCCTGCGCGGCGCTTTTGTTTGGCGCGGCAGGTTGTGCTCAGAAAGGCCAGAAGGGCGGAGAAGCTTCCGGCGCAGTTACCGGAGAAACAGCTTATCCTGTGTCCGTTAGCGACGATTTGGGCAACAATGTGGAAATCGAAAAGGAACCCACAAAAATCGTGTCTTTGTCGCCTGCGAATACAGAAATCCTGTTTGCGCTGGGTGTGGGTGACAAGGTTGTCGGGCGGACCGATTACTGCAATTATCCCGAGGAAGCCGCCCAGGTAGCGGCCATCGGCGATTACAATAATCCCAATGTGGAAAAGATCATTTCCCTTGCCCCGGATGTTGTTTTGGCAGGTGATCTGATCAGCGACGATGTCCGCAGTCAGATTGAAGCTACTGGCGCGAAGGTCATTACCTTTACCCCCATGTCTGTAGACGCGGTGGAAAGCACGATTATCAATATCGGCAAAGTGGTCAACGCCAATGACAAAGCTAAGGAAATCACAGACAGCATGACTAAAAAATACGATGAAATCAAGGAAAAGGCCGTGGCAGCCAATCCGCAGAAATCGGTCTTTATTGATATCGGCGGCTACTACAGCGCTGGAGACAACTCACTGCTGGGCAACATGCTCAAGGATATCAATGCCAAGAACATCGCCTCCGATGCCGGCACAGACTGGCCGCAGCTGAGCGTTGAGCAGATCATCGCAAAGAATCCGGACGTCTATGTGTCTTTCTTTACCACACCAGATGAAATTAAAAAGGTACCAGGCTTTGACCAGGTCAACGCGGTTAAGAATGACGCCATTGTTTATTATGAAATGCTCTCTCCGGACAGCGACCTGATCCAGCGTCCGGGACCGCGTATTGTCGATGGGCTGGAGCTGCTGGCTACAGCCGTTTACCCGGATCAGTTTAAGTAGAAAGATTTTTCCGCAGGCAGGCGTTTGCCGCCTGCGGAGGTTTTAAACAGACGGTTAAGAAAGAGGACGGATGAAAACAAAGTTGAAAAGATATGCGATGCCCTTATCCATTGTGGGGTGCCTGATCTTAATTTATTTATGCACCATCGTAGGCATTACCTCCATTCCTTTTGGCGAAGCCAACAGAATTTTACTGCACGAGGTTCTGCACCTGCCTGTTAATATGGAGGGTATATCAGCTGGTAATATTGCGATTATCTGGAATGTCCGGCTGCCAAGAGTCATTTTGGGCTTTCTGACAGGCGGAGCACTGGCAGTCTGTGGTGCTGCCTACCAGGGGATTTTCAAGAACCCCATGGCAGACCCTTTTATCCTTGGTGTATCCTCCGGCGCGGCTCTGGGCGCGTCGATCGGGATTGTCATGCACTTTTCAGCAGGTTTCCTGGGATTAAACGGAACCGCTGTTTTAGCTTTTGTAGGTGCCTTTCTGGCGATCTTTTTAGTGTACAACATTTCAAAGGTCGGGAGAAAAGTACCGGTTGCTTCCCTGCTACTGAGCGGGATTGCCGTGAGCCAGTCGCTGACGGCTTTTATGTCCCTGCTCATGATTTTCAATGTCCAGAGTATGAATCAGATTATGTTCTGGACCATGGGAAGCCTGAATGGCAAGGGATGGGACCAGGTAATCACTGTGTTACCTTACGTGATCATCGGCTGTTTGATCCTGTTCACAACCGTCCGAGAGCTGGATATTATGCTTCTCGGCGAGGATGCCGCCACACAGCTGGGGGTTAATACCGACCATCTAAAGAAAAAAGTGCTGGTTGTCTCGTCGGTGATCACATCAGCGGTGGTTTCAGTGACAGGGATTATCGGTTTTGTCGGGCTGGTGGTGCCGCACATTGTCCGGATTTTATCCGGCCCAAAGCATCGGATTCTGCTGCCTTTTTCACTGGTATTTGGAGGGACCTTCCTCATTATCTGTGATACGCTGGCCCGGACTGTTTCCTCACAGGAAATCCCGGTGGGAATCATCACCGCTGCCTTTGGCGGCCCCTTCTTTATTTACCTTTTGCGTAAATCGAAGAAAGGAGGCGCTCGTTGATGGAAGATGCTGTTATGCTGAAATTTGAAGGCGTTCATACCGGTTACGGCAGCAAAGAGGTGATCAAAGGCTTTACAGCAGATATCCATAAAGGCGAGTTTGTCGGCCTTATCGGCTCAAACGGTACCGGTAAATCCACACTGCTTAAATGTCTGTCGGGCCTTCTGCCCATCACTGGCGGCCGGATTGTGGTGAACGGCAGGGATAACGCCGATCTTAAGCAGCGCGAGCGCTCTCAGATGGTGGCGGTGGTACCACAGTCCTTTGACATCGACTATGACTTTACGGTTGAAGATATTGTGCTCATGGGCCGAAATCCTTATCTGAGTTATAAGGACCGCGAGGGCGCTGAGGATTACCGGATTGTGGAGCAGGCCATGAAAATGACCAAAACCCTTGGCTTCAGAGGCCGCATGTTCAATGAATTGAGCGGCGGTGAGAAGCAGCGTGTGATCATTGCCCGGGCCATCGCTCAGGAGCCGGATATTATTCTGCTGGATGAGCCCACCTCCGCGCTGGATGTGCATCATCAGATCGAGGTTATGGAGCTTATCGACCAGCTCAATAAAAACGACCATATGACTGTAGTGGCTGTCCTTCACGATATCAATCTGGCGTCGCGATACTGCAAACGCCTGATCATGATTCAGGGAGGCCGGGTAGTGGCAGACGGGCCGCCGGCCGACGTGGTCATTGAGCGGAATTTGAAACAGCTTTACAATATGAAAATGCTGGTGCGGGAGAATGCGGTTTTTGAGAAACCAGAGATCGTACCCATCCGCGTCCTTGAGGGCGAGGAGGCCAGGAATCCGCTGCACATCCATGTGATCTGCGGCGGCAGCGGAGCTTCAAAGGTTATTGAGGAGCTGGATGACATGGGACACCGTGTAACCGCGGGCGTCATCAATGAGGGCAGCGACGACTGGCTGGTCTGTAAATCACTGAACCTCGATATTGTCGTGGAGCGGCCTTTTACCACCATCTCCATGGAAAAGCAGCAGGAAAATTTAAAACTGATGCAGGATGCGGACATCGTTCTGATCGCGGATGTGCCCTTTGGGCTTGGCAACGTCAATAATCTGGAAGGTCTGGAGGCTCTGGACGCAGAGATTTACCTGCACGCAAACTGTCTGAATAATGATTTTACCGAGGGCAGGCTGGAAGCCTGTCTGAATAAGATACGCGAAAAGAAAACAGTGGTCGAAATCGGAGACCACGACGAGTTTCTGGAAATGCTTCAGCAACGTTAGAAATTGTGATACTTGGGAGATTGTACTATGAATACTTTTATGCTGGCGGGAGTCAGCAGTAATGTTGGGAAAACAACTGTAACCATGGGGGTAATGGCAGCCCTGTGCAAAAGGAATTGTCCGGTTGTCCCTTTTAAAACCGGACCAGATTACATTGATCCGATGTTTCACACCTTTGTCACTGGAAAAAAATCCACCAATCTGGACACCTGGATGGTGGATCAGGAGACAATCCGCTCCCTGTTTTACCACAAGCTGTCGGAGAATTCGGTCGCAGTGATTGAAGGTGTTATGGGGCTCTATGACGGGCACGGTCTGGAGACTGATGTGGGCAGCAGCGCTTATCTGTCAAAGGTTGTGGACGCGCCGGTCTTTTTGATCATTGACGGCCGGGGCATGTCCAAAAGCGCGGCGGCGATGGTAAAGGGCTATGCGGATTTTGACCCAGATACCCGGATTGCCGGTGTGATCATCAATAAGATCGCTTCGGAATCCCATTACCAGCTTTTAAAAGAAATGATTGAGACCTGTACAGGGGTTCCCTGTGTAGGCTATTTTCCGAATTGTCCGGATATTGTTATGAACAGCCGGCATCTCGGCCTCATTCCGGTGGATGAGCTTCAGGGACTTCGGGAACAGGTGGAAAAGGCAGCGGCGCTGGCAGAGGAACACATTGATCTCGATAAGATGCTTCTGCTCAGCCGGAGAGAAGCCGTACCACAGGTTCAGAAAGATCCATTTGACGCCTGTGCAGGGCGTTATGACGATCTGACCATAGGGTTTGCAAAGGATAAGGCATTCAGCTTTTATTATGAGGATAATTTCAATGCCCTAAGGAAGCTGGGGGTCAGGCTGGTACCCTTTAGCCCTCTTGAGGATTATGAACTGCCAAAGGGCCTGGACGCTCTGTATATCGGCGGTGGCTTCCCCGAAATGTTTGGAAGAGACCTTGAGAAGAATCAGGGATTCAGGGAAAGCATCAGGGCGGCTTTAGAAAACGGCCTGCCCTGTTTTGCAGAATGCGGCGGCCTGATGTATCTGACAGAAAGCATGGAAATGCTTGACGGGGAAAGGTATCAGGCGGCAGGCTTTTTTAAGGCAGACACCAAAATGACTAAGCGGCTTCAGCGCTTTGGTTATATTGATATTGATACCGTGATTAACAATACGCCCATACATATTAAGGGGCATGAATTCCATCACAGCCTGGTGCATGAGAAGGAGCCGATCCCCATGCGTTACCAGATCACTAAGGGAGACCGGAAATGGACCTGTGGCTTCTGTAAGGGCAATACCCTTGCCGGGTACCCGCACATCCATTTTTACAGCAACCCACAGTTTTTGCTGGCACTCCTTGATAAAGCCGAAGAAATCAAAAGGTTGGAGGAACAGGACAGTGAGAACAGTAACGGTTAAATCACCGGGCTCCTGCGGAGAATTTATCCAGGGGATCTATCAGGAACAGCCGTGCCTTGTATCCTGCCCCATCGACCTTTATTCCAATATCCGTATTGTGGAAGGGCCAGCTACACGTATGCTCGACACCAAGGCGGTTCAAATGCTTGATCTGATCTTTTCAGAATACAGCATTCCAAGAGAGGAAAAGCATCATATCAATATCCAGATGTCCTCGGAAATTCCCATTGAAAAAGGGATGGCCAGCAGTACTGCGGATATCGCCGGGATTGCCAGAGGGCTGAGTGCCTACTATGATCTGGGCCTCAGCGACAAAACTATCGCGGAGCTCTGCGTGTTTATCGAGCCGACCGATAATATAATGTTTGAACGGCTGAATCTTTTCAACCATGTGTGCGGCGATGTGCTGATGAATTTTGAGGCACAGCTTGAAGCGCAGATTTTGATTGTGGAGTTCAAGGGAGCCGTCAACACCATGAATTTTCATCGTCAGCAGGATGGCTACACGCGCGAGGAGGTCGATCGGTTTGAAGCGGTCCTGAAGCTTTTTAAACAGGGGCTGCAGGATAAAAACCTCAACGCGATCGGGCGTGCCTGTACCGAAAGCGCCCGGTTAAACCAGAAGATTTTATACAAGCCCCATCTTGAAGCGCTTGCAGCCTTGTCTGAGGAATTTGGCGGACACGGGGTTATTACTGGCCACAGTGGCACGGTTATCGGCGTGCTTTACAGCGAGGAGGCCTTTGACTACACTGCTTTTATGCAGCGATTTTTGAACGTTGTCCCTAAGAAGGATTACGACGCGCTGTTTTTGAAGAATATTATTCCCGGCGGCCTGAGAGTTTCCATAGAAAACTGAGCATGGCCTTTCTTTTAGGCCACAGCCGGAGAAGCGGCGGAGTTACCGCGCAAACAACGAAAGGAAAATTAAATGACAGCTTATATCAACAACCCGAAAGAAATTGAAAAAAGAAGCTTTGAGATTATTACCGAGGAGCTCGGCGGAAAGACCTTTCCGCCGGAGATCGCGGATATTGTAAAACGTGTGATTCACACTACCGCTGATTTTGAGTACGCAGACCTGATTGAATTTAAAAACAACGCGGTTGAGAGCGGTTTGAAAGCCCTTGAGGCCGGTAAAAAAATCTATGCGGATACCAGCATGATCAAGGTTGCGGTCAACCGTAAAGCACTGGCAGACCATCAACTTGAGATTGTCAACTATGTTCACGATGAGGATGTTGCAAAGGCCGCCAAGGAGCGAGGGGTTACCCGCTCAACCGTAGGCATGGAAAAAGCCCTGGATGACGATTCGGTCGGTATTTTTGCCATTGGCAACGCGCCAACCGCGCTGTACAAGCTTATCGAATTTATCAAGGAAGGAAAAGCAAAGCCGGATTTAATTGTGGGTGCGCCCATCGGCTTTGTAGGTGCGGCAGAATCCAAGGAAGCACTCGACGAGTTGGACGCCCTGGGGGTTCCATACATTCGCATTAACGGCAGAAAGGGTGGAAGCCCGGTGGTTGCGGCGATTTTAAACGCCATGCTTTATAAATTAGGACGGGATTGGTAAGAGGAAGAATGAAAGGTATATTTTATGGTTTGGGCGTCGGCCCTGGAGATCCAGATTTACTGACAGTAAAGGCACACAAAATTCTGCAGTCGGCAGATGTGATCATCACACCGACTAAAAAAATGGGAAAACCAAGCATCGCATATCGTATTGTGGAAAGCCACATTACCGACCACACACGTGTTGTGGAGATGTCCTTCCCAATGATTTCCTTAAGCGCAGAGCGTGAAACACTGGAAAAGCAGTGGAAAGAAAACGCAGATGAAATTGAAAAAATTCTGGAAGAAGGAGAAAGCGTTGTTTTTTTAACCCTTGGAGACCCAATGGTATTCAGCACCTATTCCTATGTGATGGAATACCTTCTGGAGCGGGGCGTCGAGGTGGTGACCCTTTCCGGCGTGCCGTCCTTCTGTAACCTGGCAGCGCAGATCAATGTTCCGCTGACCCAGGGAGAGGAATCA
The DNA window shown above is from Eubacterium limosum and carries:
- a CDS encoding cobyrinate a,c-diamide synthase; translation: MNTFMLAGVSSNVGKTTVTMGVMAALCKRNCPVVPFKTGPDYIDPMFHTFVTGKKSTNLDTWMVDQETIRSLFYHKLSENSVAVIEGVMGLYDGHGLETDVGSSAYLSKVVDAPVFLIIDGRGMSKSAAAMVKGYADFDPDTRIAGVIINKIASESHYQLLKEMIETCTGVPCVGYFPNCPDIVMNSRHLGLIPVDELQGLREQVEKAAALAEEHIDLDKMLLLSRREAVPQVQKDPFDACAGRYDDLTIGFAKDKAFSFYYEDNFNALRKLGVRLVPFSPLEDYELPKGLDALYIGGGFPEMFGRDLEKNQGFRESIRAALENGLPCFAECGGLMYLTESMEMLDGERYQAAGFFKADTKMTKRLQRFGYIDIDTVINNTPIHIKGHEFHHSLVHEKEPIPMRYQITKGDRKWTCGFCKGNTLAGYPHIHFYSNPQFLLALLDKAEEIKRLEEQDSENSNG
- a CDS encoding sugar phosphate isomerase/epimerase family protein, whose protein sequence is MKYSMFSWFGYFMPFEERIDVIKEAGFDEVMISWEDECEPYYLEKEKFPDIVRSKGLGITNIHAPFIGYNDIWEKGSAETRALLDTFVSFVRDCHTFEISTVVVHTNDLDLGPYKWENGLAFFSELAEAGEKYSVNIAVENVSRPFLLKGLLDAIHADHFGMCYDSSHDYMLPCGRGRILKAYKDRIKALHLSDNDLQIDRHWIPGEGEIPFCEVMPEILSTGVDFISYEVIANDEWKKREPLDFCRAVRSSLDLDNNNF
- a CDS encoding ABC transporter ATP-binding protein gives rise to the protein MEDAVMLKFEGVHTGYGSKEVIKGFTADIHKGEFVGLIGSNGTGKSTLLKCLSGLLPITGGRIVVNGRDNADLKQRERSQMVAVVPQSFDIDYDFTVEDIVLMGRNPYLSYKDREGAEDYRIVEQAMKMTKTLGFRGRMFNELSGGEKQRVIIARAIAQEPDIILLDEPTSALDVHHQIEVMELIDQLNKNDHMTVVAVLHDINLASRYCKRLIMIQGGRVVADGPPADVVIERNLKQLYNMKMLVRENAVFEKPEIVPIRVLEGEEARNPLHIHVICGGSGASKVIEELDDMGHRVTAGVINEGSDDWLVCKSLNLDIVVERPFTTISMEKQQENLKLMQDADIVLIADVPFGLGNVNNLEGLEALDAEIYLHANCLNNDFTEGRLEACLNKIREKKTVVEIGDHDEFLEMLQQR
- a CDS encoding ABC transporter substrate-binding protein; this translates as MKKSVLKSLLMALACAALLFGAAGCAQKGQKGGEASGAVTGETAYPVSVSDDLGNNVEIEKEPTKIVSLSPANTEILFALGVGDKVVGRTDYCNYPEEAAQVAAIGDYNNPNVEKIISLAPDVVLAGDLISDDVRSQIEATGAKVITFTPMSVDAVESTIINIGKVVNANDKAKEITDSMTKKYDEIKEKAVAANPQKSVFIDIGGYYSAGDNSLLGNMLKDINAKNIASDAGTDWPQLSVEQIIAKNPDVYVSFFTTPDEIKKVPGFDQVNAVKNDAIVYYEMLSPDSDLIQRPGPRIVDGLELLATAVYPDQFK
- a CDS encoding FecCD family ABC transporter permease, whose amino-acid sequence is MKTKLKRYAMPLSIVGCLILIYLCTIVGITSIPFGEANRILLHEVLHLPVNMEGISAGNIAIIWNVRLPRVILGFLTGGALAVCGAAYQGIFKNPMADPFILGVSSGAALGASIGIVMHFSAGFLGLNGTAVLAFVGAFLAIFLVYNISKVGRKVPVASLLLSGIAVSQSLTAFMSLLMIFNVQSMNQIMFWTMGSLNGKGWDQVITVLPYVIIGCLILFTTVRELDIMLLGEDAATQLGVNTDHLKKKVLVVSSVITSAVVSVTGIIGFVGLVVPHIVRILSGPKHRILLPFSLVFGGTFLIICDTLARTVSSQEIPVGIITAAFGGPFFIYLLRKSKKGGAR